One stretch of Roseimicrobium sp. ORNL1 DNA includes these proteins:
- a CDS encoding 2-hydroxyglutaryl-CoA dehydratase: MITTTHPRAGALTLAEIEEEMKVFERKERTRLGLEDQPASQWHDPNPQTFTRSQREHTTILLGGLTIAQDVFVKAGLQGIGYRIEVLPCPDTKALHLGKEFGNRGQCNPTYFTVGNLIKRLVALRDEEKVPVPDIVRRYVFMTAGACGPCRFGTYATEYRKALRDAGFEGFRVLLFQQQGGFKQATGDDVGLELTPKFFMQIVKALVAGDVLNAIGYRIRPYEVTKGATDAALERCKEIVCTALQQRKSTLLALRRCRKELERVEVNRLQAKPKVMIIGEFWAMTTEGDGNYHLQRFLEEEGAEVEVQAVSAWLLYMIWQGQRDTRRRLELKEKDEAGKGLARRNAPKLLRGLWLADHALRVIFQTAARCVGLKGFHLPDMDEIGTLAQPYYDVELRGGEGHMEVGKFIEATKARRAHMIVSVKPFGCMPSSGVSDGIQSLVATRHPEIIFCPVETTGDGAVNFQSRVLMCLFRARRKAREEFAAALQQQGTTLEEAMKRCRGGKESLHHARHVMAGSGANVVLAEC, encoded by the coding sequence ATGATCACGACGACTCATCCTCGTGCTGGCGCTCTGACCCTCGCTGAGATCGAGGAGGAGATGAAGGTCTTCGAACGTAAGGAACGTACGCGACTGGGGCTTGAGGACCAACCGGCCTCGCAATGGCATGATCCCAATCCACAGACCTTCACACGTTCTCAGCGCGAGCACACCACCATCCTGCTCGGCGGACTGACCATCGCGCAGGATGTATTCGTGAAAGCGGGCCTTCAGGGAATTGGTTATCGCATTGAAGTTCTCCCCTGCCCCGACACGAAAGCACTGCACCTGGGCAAGGAGTTTGGGAATCGCGGCCAGTGCAACCCCACCTACTTCACGGTGGGCAACCTCATCAAACGACTCGTGGCCCTGCGCGACGAAGAGAAGGTGCCGGTGCCGGACATTGTCAGGCGCTATGTGTTCATGACCGCGGGAGCGTGTGGCCCCTGTCGCTTCGGCACCTATGCCACGGAGTATCGCAAGGCCTTGCGTGATGCCGGCTTCGAGGGTTTTCGCGTGTTGCTATTCCAACAGCAAGGCGGCTTCAAGCAAGCGACCGGTGATGACGTCGGACTGGAGCTGACCCCCAAGTTCTTCATGCAAATCGTGAAAGCGCTTGTCGCCGGGGATGTGCTCAATGCCATCGGCTACCGCATCCGCCCTTATGAAGTCACCAAGGGTGCAACGGATGCGGCCCTGGAAAGGTGCAAGGAGATCGTGTGCACCGCCTTGCAGCAGCGAAAATCCACCCTGCTGGCGTTGCGTCGCTGCCGGAAGGAACTCGAACGCGTGGAAGTGAACCGTCTGCAGGCCAAACCCAAGGTGATGATCATCGGCGAGTTCTGGGCGATGACCACGGAAGGCGATGGCAATTATCATCTACAGCGCTTCCTGGAAGAGGAAGGCGCCGAAGTGGAGGTACAGGCCGTGAGCGCCTGGCTTCTCTACATGATCTGGCAGGGACAGCGCGACACGCGGCGCCGTCTTGAACTGAAGGAGAAGGATGAGGCAGGCAAGGGACTCGCAAGACGTAATGCGCCCAAACTGCTGCGAGGGCTCTGGCTCGCGGACCACGCGCTGCGCGTGATTTTTCAAACAGCTGCCCGGTGCGTCGGGCTCAAGGGATTCCATCTGCCGGACATGGATGAGATCGGCACACTCGCACAACCATACTACGACGTGGAGCTGCGCGGCGGTGAAGGACACATGGAAGTGGGCAAATTCATTGAGGCCACGAAGGCACGCCGCGCACACATGATTGTCTCTGTGAAGCCCTTTGGTTGCATGCCCAGCTCCGGCGTTTCAGATGGCATCCAGTCGCTGGTGGCGACACGTCATCCCGAAATCATCTTCTGCCCTGTGGAAACGACCGGAGATGGTGCGGTGAATTTTCAGAGCCGCGTGCTCATGTGTCTCTTCCGCGCACGGCGCAAGGCAAGGGAGGAGTTTGCAGCAGCGTTGCAACAACAAGGCACCACCCTTGAAGAGGCGATGAAGAGGTGCCGCGGCGGCAAGGAGTCACTGCATCATGCCAGGCATGTGATGGCAGGTTCCGGTGCAAATGTGGTACTTGCAGAATGCTGA
- a CDS encoding prolipoprotein diacylglyceryl transferase family protein, with protein sequence MSERVAAPAIHEAFPRYFKIAGHWVNSYKVFLCVGLYVGTLAVGALASYSGLSPLRVGLGALSCALAGLFGARVYHLLVHAPVYLRQGSWSALWDGRRGGWSVFGALLTLVPMTFIVSWLLGIPAATFWDHLGAGILAGGFWVRLGCVFNGCCVGRETQGLMGVHLHDVHCVWKRRIPVQFMEMAWWLLGGLIFLVLWSRAYPPGSYALGVLAWYGTGRFFLEPLREKPDVIFGKLRINQLVAALLALGAGGALWLRLATAG encoded by the coding sequence ATGAGTGAACGTGTTGCCGCACCTGCAATTCATGAGGCGTTTCCTCGGTACTTCAAGATTGCGGGGCACTGGGTGAATTCCTACAAGGTCTTCCTCTGCGTGGGCCTTTATGTGGGCACGCTGGCGGTTGGGGCGCTGGCAAGCTACTCGGGTCTTTCCCCGCTCCGTGTCGGTCTCGGGGCGCTGTCGTGTGCGCTCGCGGGTCTCTTTGGGGCGCGGGTGTATCATCTTTTGGTACATGCTCCTGTCTATCTCAGACAGGGTTCCTGGAGCGCGCTCTGGGATGGTCGCCGGGGTGGATGGAGCGTGTTTGGTGCTCTGCTGACCTTGGTGCCGATGACCTTTATTGTATCGTGGCTGCTGGGTATTCCGGCAGCGACGTTCTGGGATCATCTCGGCGCCGGTATTCTGGCGGGTGGATTCTGGGTGCGCCTCGGTTGTGTCTTCAATGGCTGCTGTGTGGGTCGGGAAACGCAAGGGCTGATGGGCGTGCATCTCCATGATGTGCATTGTGTCTGGAAACGCCGCATTCCGGTGCAGTTCATGGAGATGGCGTGGTGGTTGCTGGGTGGGTTGATTTTTCTGGTGTTGTGGTCGCGGGCCTATCCACCTGGAAGTTATGCGCTCGGCGTGCTCGCGTGGTATGGCACGGGACGCTTCTTCCTGGAGCCCTTGAGAGAGAAGCCGGATGTGATCTTTGGAAAGCTGCGCATCAATCAGCTCGTCGCCGCTCTCCTTGCCCTTGGAGCAGGAGGGGCGCTGTGGCTTCGACTCGCGACTGCTGGATAG
- a CDS encoding signal peptidase II: MLLLVAFLLAVPLLDHGVKASLRQSLGTRAVSLGMLGCVRVVSGRMWMTRLKGSPSPAFLWLVWFGAAGALVAASMLLPEGRPFVGLLLGGSLSHAWESTRYGTICDYICLRFWPAFNLADVAITIGGLGLIWSLAMAMRGGLT; this comes from the coding sequence ATGCTGTTACTGGTGGCATTTCTCCTCGCCGTGCCGTTGCTCGACCACGGGGTGAAGGCGTCGCTTCGCCAGTCGCTCGGCACGCGGGCGGTGTCACTGGGAATGCTCGGCTGTGTGCGCGTGGTCAGTGGCAGGATGTGGATGACGCGATTGAAAGGAAGTCCCAGTCCCGCCTTCCTGTGGCTTGTGTGGTTTGGGGCGGCAGGGGCGCTGGTGGCGGCCAGCATGCTGTTGCCAGAGGGAAGACCATTCGTAGGGTTGCTTCTCGGCGGTTCCTTGAGTCATGCGTGGGAGAGCACGCGCTATGGAACCATCTGCGACTACATCTGCCTGCGCTTCTGGCCGGCTTTCAACCTTGCTGACGTGGCCATCACCATCGGCGGTCTTGGTCTCATCTGGAGCCTGGCTATGGCCATGAGGGGAGGTCTTACATGA
- a CDS encoding TlpA disulfide reductase family protein: protein MANNLTGDYEAVVQISVRQINGLLATLHQNGVSENAPLKLLHSVDTRIGDPRRKFPDHVIDFGDWVLELQQEKGPRPIKDLQDHLISTSPPGVATKFQGIFDHLGDVVVGELEPEVIRGRARVQISTLQISFPEGSSSEVIIHAHARAHYYPDPDTGELAKPVHGEVQATFEVRTTVAGGVRKLHIKPSNQDAKIRFIAEPSSGISTADANKLGAQIRKLIREGIELMPVTLPAGFPFSQFKGIGTVGQVLTLPLQLSGAGAPASGVQPLHTSFVGSSGFAFAVRKEHIQGLIDVEAIRASIAARSITLRLERFGVGVSVTYKLRFSSGPTMTFKAGSIELSGRVEAETDTFWAPNGFVSFKQGIRIRLNTATQVASLRRIGDPDVDESWFIPSGTATNIVRSEIDKALEANEDSVEAVFDDARAKLTNGLRTFDNASTVRYSGVEITVDGVIVRGDIGGPGRPNPIVEVRETEQAQSFTALRSWIPGGRVLRHIWSWVEYPAFPPTAWSGVAKSATEFNRFVFPKPPGITQLSSICLRIEGTQILANGQTRNISGGTTCIAPQPEVVMDIPAWWEPVTLPTWTPDVSDDTILREAISGHVTVLTDRPRKLGIGHNTLVCFPEWPAENLLQSLHEVLRKLKRKNYSLLVILVLPEGAFDVTRKEMEARLALREGKFPVSVQLTEDDDGGWSRTFAVSKRPSCYLINARREFVWKHEGTPDPDKFAAILEEKLVVAPGPRTQPLRLAVDTGASAPDITFEDASRERSALHRMRGQTLLLNFWQSWSAPCLAELERLQLLHEKGGENMPRILSFHGGKDVKKMEEIRQRLGLTFTVVQDPEQRQARKYGVRCWPTTIEVNADGNVEHVQFGVDHHHDERGYTDDDVAQTAPGA from the coding sequence ATGGCCAACAACCTGACAGGAGACTACGAGGCGGTGGTACAAATCTCCGTGAGGCAGATCAATGGTCTGCTCGCCACCCTGCATCAGAACGGCGTGTCAGAGAACGCGCCGCTCAAGCTGCTTCACAGTGTTGACACCCGGATCGGTGATCCCCGCCGGAAGTTCCCGGATCATGTGATCGACTTTGGCGATTGGGTTCTTGAGTTGCAGCAGGAGAAAGGGCCGAGGCCCATCAAGGATCTGCAGGATCACCTCATCAGCACGTCGCCCCCGGGAGTCGCAACGAAATTCCAGGGCATCTTCGATCACTTGGGTGACGTCGTGGTGGGCGAGTTGGAGCCCGAGGTCATCCGTGGGCGTGCCAGGGTGCAGATATCCACGCTGCAGATAAGCTTCCCGGAAGGGTCATCATCCGAGGTGATCATTCATGCGCATGCTCGCGCCCATTACTACCCGGACCCGGATACGGGGGAGCTTGCAAAGCCCGTGCATGGTGAAGTGCAGGCGACCTTTGAAGTGAGAACGACGGTGGCCGGAGGAGTTCGCAAATTGCACATCAAACCCTCCAATCAGGATGCGAAGATCCGATTCATCGCTGAGCCATCGAGTGGAATCAGTACTGCAGATGCCAACAAGCTCGGCGCCCAGATTCGCAAGCTCATACGGGAGGGCATAGAACTCATGCCGGTGACTCTGCCTGCCGGGTTTCCCTTCTCCCAATTCAAGGGCATTGGCACGGTGGGTCAGGTCCTGACGTTGCCGCTGCAGTTGTCCGGCGCTGGTGCTCCTGCGTCTGGGGTGCAGCCACTCCATACCTCCTTTGTGGGTTCCAGCGGTTTTGCGTTCGCCGTGCGCAAGGAGCATATCCAGGGACTTATCGATGTTGAGGCCATTCGCGCGTCGATCGCTGCACGGAGCATCACCTTGCGATTGGAACGATTCGGAGTTGGCGTTTCCGTGACCTACAAACTCCGCTTTTCCAGTGGTCCCACGATGACGTTCAAGGCTGGATCCATCGAACTCTCAGGGCGCGTGGAAGCGGAGACGGATACTTTTTGGGCACCGAATGGCTTCGTGAGTTTCAAGCAGGGCATCAGAATACGCCTCAATACTGCCACTCAAGTCGCAAGCCTGCGGCGTATTGGCGATCCGGACGTCGACGAGTCCTGGTTCATTCCCAGTGGCACGGCGACAAACATTGTCCGATCGGAGATCGACAAGGCGCTTGAGGCCAATGAGGACTCTGTGGAAGCCGTTTTCGACGATGCCCGAGCGAAGCTCACCAATGGCCTGAGAACCTTTGACAATGCCTCGACGGTTCGATACTCCGGTGTGGAGATCACGGTGGATGGCGTGATCGTGCGTGGAGACATCGGTGGACCTGGGAGGCCCAACCCAATCGTGGAAGTGCGTGAGACAGAGCAGGCCCAGTCTTTTACTGCATTGAGGAGTTGGATTCCCGGAGGGCGTGTCCTGCGCCACATCTGGTCATGGGTGGAGTATCCTGCCTTTCCGCCGACCGCATGGTCTGGAGTGGCGAAGTCGGCCACGGAGTTCAATCGTTTTGTGTTTCCGAAACCGCCCGGCATCACGCAGCTCAGCAGCATCTGCCTTCGTATCGAGGGCACCCAGATCCTTGCCAACGGACAGACGCGAAACATCTCCGGCGGCACCACGTGCATTGCGCCCCAACCGGAGGTGGTGATGGACATTCCTGCCTGGTGGGAACCGGTGACCCTGCCGACCTGGACGCCAGATGTGAGTGACGACACCATCCTGCGGGAGGCCATCTCCGGGCACGTGACGGTGCTCACCGATCGTCCAAGGAAGCTGGGCATCGGCCACAACACGCTGGTCTGCTTTCCGGAATGGCCCGCCGAGAACTTGCTGCAGTCGCTTCATGAGGTGCTGCGCAAGCTGAAGCGCAAAAACTATTCTCTCCTGGTGATCCTCGTTCTACCGGAGGGCGCCTTCGATGTCACCCGCAAGGAGATGGAGGCACGGCTCGCGCTGCGCGAAGGGAAATTCCCGGTCTCCGTGCAGCTCACTGAGGATGACGACGGCGGCTGGTCCCGGACCTTTGCTGTGTCGAAGCGGCCTTCATGCTACCTGATCAATGCGCGTCGTGAGTTCGTCTGGAAGCATGAGGGCACTCCTGATCCAGACAAATTCGCTGCGATTTTGGAAGAGAAGCTGGTGGTCGCACCGGGGCCGCGCACGCAGCCGTTGCGGCTTGCCGTGGACACGGGGGCCTCTGCTCCTGATATCACGTTTGAAGATGCGAGCCGCGAGCGCTCGGCACTTCACCGCATGCGAGGGCAGACACTTCTGCTGAACTTCTGGCAGTCGTGGTCCGCGCCATGTCTGGCGGAACTTGAGCGACTGCAGCTGCTTCATGAGAAGGGTGGGGAAAATATGCCTCGCATCCTCTCCTTCCACGGGGGCAAGGATGTCAAGAAGATGGAGGAGATTCGCCAGCGTCTTGGGCTGACCTTCACGGTGGTGCAGGATCCGGAGCAGCGCCAGGCCCGGAAATATGGCGTGCGCTGCTGGCCTACCACGATTGAGGTGAATGCGGACGGAAACGTGGAGCACGTGCAGTTCGGAGTGGATCATCATCATGACGAGCGCGGTTACACGGACGACGACGTTGCCCAAACCGCTCCGGGAGCCTAG
- a CDS encoding fibronectin type III domain-containing protein, whose product MEWFALFILAPLLLVPVVMLWGYAGCGFSITIPPSLSVPENLTVAATSPNSVSLSWTHESGEDEENAVMFEIERRKDGETTPVPLVSEVTTFTDVGLLYSSLYYYKVKAVSGMMASDFTTEVDATTLPPAACFSAALATDQPNLHGYCIVQRIEPMRLAAGGSRVFITIRGSTQGNLVIDRVYISQVGASGNPYDSGGDNKVVAQAVQVPANTRVTLSTVAYDLDRTRPLLVSFDINATAGNGNVRYVSNVPAAEAAMYFRAATAEAGLEDRFPPVSNPGGTPYTMSPSIYLIETIEVA is encoded by the coding sequence ATGGAATGGTTCGCCCTTTTCATACTGGCGCCGCTGCTGCTGGTGCCGGTGGTCATGTTGTGGGGGTATGCGGGATGCGGCTTCAGCATTACCATTCCTCCGTCTCTTAGTGTTCCCGAGAATCTGACTGTTGCCGCGACCTCCCCAAACTCAGTGTCCCTTTCATGGACTCATGAAAGCGGCGAGGACGAAGAGAATGCCGTGATGTTCGAAATCGAACGTCGCAAGGATGGAGAGACAACCCCTGTGCCTCTCGTGTCCGAAGTCACCACATTCACGGATGTGGGCTTGCTGTATTCGTCTCTCTACTACTACAAGGTGAAGGCCGTGTCGGGCATGATGGCGTCGGACTTCACCACGGAGGTCGATGCCACCACCCTGCCTCCGGCCGCGTGTTTCAGCGCGGCACTTGCGACGGATCAGCCTAACCTGCATGGCTACTGCATCGTGCAGCGCATAGAGCCTATGCGGCTGGCAGCCGGGGGAAGCAGGGTATTCATCACGATTCGTGGATCCACTCAGGGAAATCTGGTGATTGATCGCGTGTACATTTCACAGGTGGGAGCTTCGGGTAATCCCTACGATTCAGGCGGTGACAACAAAGTGGTGGCTCAGGCGGTTCAAGTGCCTGCGAATACGCGGGTGACACTGAGCACGGTGGCATACGATTTGGATCGCACCCGACCGCTCCTCGTGAGCTTCGACATCAACGCCACCGCCGGCAATGGCAACGTGCGCTACGTCAGCAATGTGCCAGCCGCCGAGGCCGCCATGTATTTCCGAGCTGCCACTGCTGAGGCAGGTCTCGAGGATCGCTTTCCTCCCGTGTCCAACCCGGGAGGGACTCCTTACACCATGTCCCCAAGCATCTATCTGATAGAAACCATAGAAGTCGCATAA
- a CDS encoding fibronectin type III domain-containing protein encodes MEWTLLMLLAAVMVVPVVLLYGYAGCSFNPQSGYFPGVPVDLTVTNVSSGSVSLSWFQSDDAEGVTFEVERLRNGDTTPVILPTTGTTFTDTGLLPLTLYRYRVRAVFGALTTDFTTQVEATTLALVPQVCFTSTLMTDQPGLEGFCLVQRIEPTRLAAGGTQVFITVRGSTVGNLVIDRVFISQPAAAGNPYDSSTDLTLVATSVTVPANTPVALPVVAYTLDRTRPLLVCFDISATGGQGNVRFQNPVPAAEATMFFRPATAEASVADRLPSAANPGATPYNTSNSIYLIERIEVA; translated from the coding sequence ATGGAATGGACTCTACTGATGCTTCTGGCGGCGGTGATGGTCGTCCCCGTGGTGCTGTTGTATGGATATGCCGGCTGCTCCTTTAATCCACAGAGCGGGTATTTTCCAGGGGTGCCGGTGGATCTGACAGTCACCAACGTCAGCTCTGGTTCGGTCTCGCTCTCATGGTTCCAAAGCGATGACGCGGAAGGGGTGACATTCGAGGTGGAGCGCCTTAGGAATGGAGACACGACGCCGGTCATACTTCCCACCACGGGCACCACCTTCACGGATACTGGCCTGCTCCCACTCACCCTGTATCGCTACAGGGTTAGAGCAGTTTTTGGTGCGCTGACTACGGACTTCACCACGCAAGTGGAGGCTACCACACTCGCGCTCGTGCCGCAGGTCTGCTTCACGTCCACACTCATGACGGATCAACCGGGACTGGAGGGCTTCTGCCTTGTGCAGCGCATCGAGCCCACACGGCTGGCTGCTGGAGGGACTCAGGTGTTCATCACGGTACGAGGCTCCACCGTGGGGAATCTTGTCATCGACCGCGTGTTCATCTCACAGCCTGCTGCCGCCGGGAATCCCTATGACTCATCCACTGACCTGACTCTGGTGGCTACCTCAGTGACGGTGCCCGCCAATACACCGGTGGCATTGCCTGTCGTGGCATACACGCTGGATCGTACCCGGCCTCTCCTGGTGTGTTTTGATATCTCTGCCACAGGAGGGCAAGGGAATGTGCGCTTTCAGAATCCCGTCCCGGCTGCGGAGGCAACCATGTTCTTCCGGCCTGCAACTGCGGAAGCCTCGGTGGCGGATCGTCTTCCTTCCGCTGCGAACCCCGGTGCGACGCCCTACAACACGTCCAACAGCATCTACCTCATTGAGCGCATCGAGGTGGCGTGA